The DNA region GgcaaaatatgttaaatatttagGCCTTAACATTCCAGGACCCACGAGACCTTTGTAACAgacaactttaaaattttttgactGAAATGAAAGAAGCACTAAATTGAGAGAAGGGATTTCTTCTCCCTGTGGGTAGGTCAGGTCATGTTAGAAACGCCAATGCTTCTCAAACTGTCATAATGCCAGGGGAGTAAAGATGGAAATACTAGCGGTCTACTTTAGAGGAGGTTCCTTCCATTCTGCGTTCTAAGGCCTGTATTCTGCTCTGATAGTCTTCAGTTTATAATTTCTCCCTGCCCATCTGGGTCCCTTCGGCCATGCCCACTTTGCCCGtgagacttcctgactcagaTCACCCTGGGACTGGACTAGGGGGTCCAGCTCCCCAGCCTCTGAGCCCAGTTGGCAATGGCCCTGAAAGCCCCAGGGGTTTTTCTCTGCTCTTCCCAGTTAAGGAAGTGAGGGAAGTAGCGTGCTCATTATGCAGGTTTCTCTCCGgctatatttgcatgtatatttTAGTTTTGTTCAATTCAACTATGATTGCATTGTGTGACTATatttgggtggggaaggagactgAGCAAGGACTAAAGTCCCTTCCGACTCTCAGCTTCTGTGATTCTCAGCCCTCTTCCGTACTCAGCCTCCAACCTGGGCCAGATGTTTCCCAGAGGAAGTAAAACGAGATCAGCCCACAACCCAACTCAGCTGCGCTTGGTCTCCCTGACTAGTACACTGGAACCAATAGTCCCTCTAACCCCTGACTCAATGGGaagaaaatgggaggaggggaagaggaccTGGTCGCTCCAAATGGTTCTAGTCGACTGAACGAGGTCTGGAAGGTTAACACTTCCTGGTTGTGTTTAGACACTAGCTACCAGTTTTTCTTACAGCTAAAAATTATccaagtgacttccctaaggtcacagctagtaagcagcaaAGTTGAGATTTTGAAACCTGGCTCCTGTCTCTAGAGTGCTCTTTGCAGGACATCACATTGTTTctccatgtgaccctaggcaagtcccttacctTCCCTGGGTTTtggtttccatatctataaaaacaGGATGAGGGACTATGTGATTTCCAGGGTCCAGCAGTATCTGTGTTCATTCTCGTTTACCCAGGCTCCCTGGATTCCCCTGAAGGGAACCGGAATTTACCGTTTTTCAGAATCTACTGGTGGGGCAAGAGATTAGAGGCCTCAGATCTTCACTGCCTAGACCCTTAGCCACTCTGAACACCTAGGTCCAATACCAAGAGCGTGAGGCCTGGGAGAGAAACAGATTGACAGGCAAATGGATGTTGCCTAATCCGGGTCTCTCCTTTTGTGTTCGCTCTTAGCCCACAGTGAAACCTTTTCTGTGACATGCCCTGAAGTCAGCCAGCTGAGCTATTTCTGATACCCTTTGGAAAGTGAAAGGCTAGAGGGACAGGAAGGAGGGTTTCCCAGTGGGGTATGGTCAGAGGATTTTGGAGAAGTTGGAGTTTCTTAGGTACAGTCAGAGACAGCCTAAAGCAGCTGGTAAGTGGACAGGAGAACCTACTTTGCTGCTCTCCCTTGGTCTCCTATAGCAGCTCTAGGCCTATGGGATCCCTTGCCACCTGGCCTCTCCCTGCCATGACCTGGAGGCTGGTCCTGGCTCTGAGCTGGGCCTCCTGTGGACACCAAAGAGTCTGGACAAAAGTGGAAGGTACATGGGGCAAATGGGGGGATCTCAGAGGTGGTTTGTAGAAAGTGGCCTGCAGAAGAGAGGCCTTCTTTAATTGGTAGGGAATGGAAGAGGTCAGAGCAGGAGGTAAGAAAGAACCTAGGGAACCCATGTCCCAACCTTTCCTTGCCACCCAATCCTTATACCTTAAAGCAAGGATGAGCAAAGACATGAAGTCAAGGAAAGCAAGgctgtgtctctctcctctctgctttccccctctcccatctACCTCCCTTGTACATCCTCTGTTGTACACAGCAGAGACCAGTGTCACGGGCTTACCGAATACCTGGAAAGGAGTTAGGTGTGAGAaactggaaaggggaaaggaagggctgAGAATGCCTAACAGAGGAtttcacatttgatcctggaggtgacagggagccactagagtttatctAATAAtgcagtgacatggtcagacctatggtttaggaagatcagttagTTGGGAGAATGAAGGATACagcagggaaagacttgaggcagggacaccaaacagcaggctattgcaataatccaagtatAAGAATGCAGTGGGgaagtggcagtgtcagaggagagaagggggcatagaTGAGAGGTGTTATAAAGGGAGAAACAACAGGACTTAGCCACCAATTGGACATGGAGGGTaagagagagtaaggagtcaaggatgatgacCACTAAACTGCAAGCAGGGATGACTGGTTGGAGGGTGGTTTCgtctacagtaataggaaagctAGAAAGAGGGGAgtgtttggggagaaagagaatgagttcagttttggacatgtttagtttaatATGTCTACAAGATATCTGGTGTGAGATGGCCAATAAGCAGCTGGAGATTCAAGACTGGAGGTTGAGACAGACATTAGGACTGGACAAACAGATACAGAAATGACAATTGAATGCATGGGAGTTAATGAGATCATGAAACAAAATagtaagagggagaagaaaaaaaaaagtgggccaGGACAAAGCCATGACAGGCAACCTGGTCAGTGGGCTCTACTTTGATGTGGATGCAGCAAATGAGACTGGGAAGGAGTagccagaaaggtaggaggaaaaccaggagaggtccactgtcatgaaaacctagaatgAAGAGAGAATCAAGAAGAATAGGGTGATTGGCAGTGTCACTggctccaaaaagaaaaaaaaggctctgCCTCAAATGATTTACATTCTGCTtggttaataatgataataataataaatatgtatgaTAATTTTCTATATTTATACAGACCTGGGCATCTGTGAATTTGTTctagaaatattttggtaactgcaTGTCCTTTATAATTccacaattttattttatgcctttgaaaacattattcaaagaagggatccataggcttcaccagactccaAAAGGGGCACATgacacaaacaaggttaagaactcccaCAGCAGAGAGATAGATACACTAGATAAGTATCTGTGGGTATTCAAGGAAGAAGAGGATATTAATAACTAGGACATCTGGAACGTAGCAGATGGCGGATGAGCCAAGCCTTGAAAGatgctaaggattctaaggatgTGAGGAAGGAGCGCATTCCCCATGTGGGGAACAGCCTGTTCCAAGGTATGGAGGCCAGAGACAGAATGCTGGGTTTGATCCCCAGCAGGaggtccagtttggctggaagagagagtgagtggAGGGATAGCATGAAGAGCTTCAAAGGTTCCAGTCCCTATCCTCCCCCTGcccttctctctcatccctcagaATCCTCAGGCCTCCTATCTGTGCAGTGCTGGGCTGTGAGGTATCCCGAGGCCATAGACTGTTCCTGGACCACCGACGGAGAGACAGAAATGAATCCTGAGCCGGGCCTGCAAGCCTCCTTTATTGCCACCTACAGGTCagaggtcacagaattctagaaaTTTAGaagctggatgggacctcagaggagATATATTCCAACtctcctacaaaaaaaaaaaagtcctgtatAGAAAGTTATCAAGCCCCTGACTGGACACTTCTAGTAAGAGAAAGTTCATTCTCCACGTGAGCAGTCCATTCCCTTGTGGGTCACCTCTGATcgttaggaaattcttccttatattaAACTGAAATCTACCTCCCTAGACCTACTCCACCTATGTCTCCCCAGTTGTTCCTGGTACTGTCCCCTGGAGCCAAGGGAAAACAAGTCTACTTTCTCTTCCACAAGACAAGCCTTCAGATACACAGAAATAACTGTTgtgttcttccctccccccaagttttttctctctcccaggcTAAATATCTCCAAGTAATTCAGTGGCTCTTCACACTTGGTGCTCTCCAGGCTGCTACCTGACCTTTCTCCTCTGCATGCACTGTCAGTTACAGAAAGTAgaactttagagctgaaagaattTTCAGAGATCATTGGTTCAACCCTCATCTTTCAGAAGAAGAAGATGAGGCCAAAAGAGGGGgaagatagctaggtggtgcagtggatagagcactggacctggagtcagggagacccgagtgcagatatggcctcagacactctgtGGGCTTGGCCAAGTCCCTTTAATATCTGTCtgcttcaactgtaaagtggggatgataagagtacctacctcatagggctgctgtgagaatccaatgagatagtatttagaaagctcttagcacagtgcctgacacatagtaggtgcttagtaaatgctagctgtcattacTATTGTCGTTACAATGTGTCATGGAGTCAGCCGCAGAGTTGGGGCTTAAACCAAGATCTCTTGACTCTCAGCCCAGGATTCTTCCCTCTTCGCCACCCCAAGTCCATCTTAAAATATGGCACctagcagggggagggggagggggagggatgtgGAGAATGACATGAACTTTGTGGTCCCTCCCTTCCAGGGCAGGCTGGCGGATGCCCCTGAAGCAGGGACAAGGTGAGCGGGGTACTGAGATCATAATCTTGTCTTTCCTCCTCAGGTTAGGGATGATCGCCCAAGGGGAGACGCATCCCTGCCTCCAGCCGTCCCCTGAGGCCCAGAGCTGTGTGATTCCTGACATCCGGATGTTCTCTATGATCCCCTACATCCTCAACATCACAGTTATCACTCAACAGGGAGTCAGAAGTAGCTTGGTCCCCTTCATCCCGGAGCATATAAGTGAGTCCAGCCTAAGAATAACAAATATTATATTAGGATATGAGAGCTGAAAGGGGAAGGGGTGTCTAGTAGAATGTCAGATATTCAGGGTCTAACTCTGGGGCAAAGGAAGGAGCTTGTGGGGAAGGTCCTTCAAGGGGGGTGCTGGGTAGCCATGAGAAGTAATGATGTCCTAGGACTCTTTGACCCCATAACTAACGTGTCTGTGGCCGGCAGTTAAACCCGACCCACCGGAAGCTATGAGTGTGAGCCCTGTCCCTGGCAAGCAACTCCGAGTGCAGTGGGAGCCCCCCCATTCCTGGCCCTTCCCCAAGTATTTTCCACTCAAATACTTGATCCGTTACCAGCGACAGGGGGCCACCAGATTCCGACAGGTAAGGCCTCAACTGGGACAAGAAGAGGGGGGCATTTGAAATCCAGTATCTCAGAGGGGTGCCTGGGCTGGTCAAAGCATTACCCAGAGAGCAGAGCTTCAGAACTCTGAATGCTACAGAGGTCTAAAATGTTAAAACATAACATGTCAGCGTGAAAAGGGGCCTTTTAGAGACAATCTAGCTCAACTTTCTCATCCTATTGATGGAGGAATTGAAGTGCAGAGATATGAAGAGattttattcaaggtcacacggCAGGGACAACGGAGACCAGAATCCGGTTGTCCTGATTGCTAGTCCTGGCCTCTGCCCACCAAGCCTTAGAGCTTCCCTTCATCAAtacttccattttaaagaaacCTACCTACCCCTCTGCAATGCTTATCTCGAGATGAGGCCTCTCCCTGGGCACTGACTTCCCCTGTTTTGctctcaggtggggccaattgAGAAAACATCCTTCATCCTGCAAGGCCTGCGCCCCAGGACCCAATACCAAGTGCAGGTTGCAGCCGGTGACTTTATGGACTATGGGGAACTAAGCACTTGGAGCACTGTGGTGGCCACCACCCCTGGTAGCAAGTAGCCTGGTTTGGGGCCCTGGATACTGGAACCTGATAAGCCAGTCCCATGCCTACCCACAGAGCCTGGTCATCTCTGGATCTAAGCCACCCACCTGTGGCTTCTGCCTTCCTTCCCAGGTCTTCTCCAGTGCCCTGTAAGCATTTTTGGATCAGACCCTCCAGAATTGCCAGCTCCTGTCTCCTTTTCAGATTCCACAGGCTGTGCCTTTGCCTATTCCTGCCTATTGGGAGCTGGGTCAACTTGGACCTCACAGGACACAATGCTACCACCGGGAGGCTGGACCACTAGCAAAAGCCTTGAACAGTCTAATAGCCTGCATTCCTCAACGGACCTCTCTCTAGCCAGTGATAGTCTGCATGGATTCATTCCTTAATGATTCCCAACCTGCAATACTCTCCTTATCAGAATCAATGATTCTGAAACCCATCCCTGCTGTCATTGTACAAAACCCCTCCATAACCTGCTCCTTTACTCCCCTCCTCCTCAACTCCATCTCCCAAATGTCTAACTCTAGTTATCTGCTCCTCTTCTGCTGTGCTCTCTGAAATTCCTGCTCCATAGTCAACAAAGTTGCTGTCATCTTAAACCTTTTCATGTTTCATTCCCTCTGTCTTCTGGCTCTCATTGAGACCTGGTGCCCTCCTGATGACATGGTAATCCTAGCCACTCTTTCCAGTATTGATTTCACTTTCACACAAACTCCCTGATTCACTGGTTACAGttgggggtggtgatggtggtggtagtggtggtggtggtggtggtggtggtggtggtggtggtggtggtggtgaggatacTCTTTACTCCCCATTGCCATTCTTCCTCTACCACAATTTCTCCAAAACTTCTCCTTTGAGATGCATTcaatccaaatttatcacccaaaAAAGATTCTACTATCTGTTATCTACCAATCCCTAGGatactctttccttcctcaatgaattcaatGGCTGATTCATAGCCTTTCTCTCCACTTCAACTCCTATCCTCACACCGAGGACTTCAGTATAGTCCCCTTGATAATTCAATATTCCCTATCCATCAGCCTACTCATTTGGCATGACCTACTCCTTCATGACACCTCACCTACACACAGATAGTCACATATATGTCTCCAGGtacatgaactctgaaattcctatGACTGATCGTAACCTTTTatcatctctctttccttctgccttaTGATCTTAACCCTGATCTCTATTCTCACTGTGATCTCCACTCCCTACACCCCTCAGTTTTGTTTCCCTCACGCCCAGGACAGCACTCTACACTGGCTACACTCTGCTCCCTTCCCTATattgactccttggtgaaccacTTCATAGCTACATTGTCAGCTTCTCTCCAGTCCCATGTCCCTTAGCCTACTCCAATTGTGCCTTCGTTAAACTCCACCTCTATATTATTCCCATCATCAGCTGCCTCTTCCTATTCAGGTGCTGGGAGAAAATCTCAAAATTATGTTGACTATGTCCATTACAAATCTGTGTCACATAATCTTAACTGGGACCTCACTTCAGTAAGTTAATCCTTTCCCTAATTGGTACACTCTGCCACTCATCACAATGGTCATTCCAAAACTTTTTAATCCCTTCTCAAGCCTCCCATGGCACCCCTTTCCTCACACTTCATGGACAAAGTCGAAGTCATTTGCTGAGATCTCCCTTTCCTTGCCTCCTCATTTCGAGTTGTCAAATGTTTTTCCCTCAATTCTCCCTTCACCATTGTCTTATTTGAAGAGGTGTCCCTTTCCCCTGCCAAGGCAAATCCTACACATACCCTTAATCCTattccatctcatcttctttAGCAGATTGCCCCTCTATCATTCttactctctcactaatcttcaatctctgcTTCCTTGCTATCTACagacatgcccatgtctctcttatccttaaaaaagaaaacccaaaactcATTTGATCCAACTATTCCATATAACTAtggtcctatatctctcctccaaTAGTATTTTTcaatctcttctccatttcttagctAAACTTTGTGAGAAACTCTTCTACAAATGgtgcctcctcttctcttcctctcttctaaaccctctgtagTCTGGCTTCTAACTTCACCATTCAACTATCCATTTATTGAGTCCTAAGCTCTTCCCTGACCTCCAGTCTAGAATCTCCAGCTGGACATCATCCGGCTAGATGTACTGCAGACACCTTAAAATCAGTATGTCCAAAGGAGAGTTCACaaccttttcccccaaaccttccccaTTTCCTAACTTTTCTATTACCGTAGAGAACACCattattcttccagtcacccaggttcacaaagcaggtattatcctcaactcctcagaCCATCTCACCCCCCAAATCCAATCACTTTCCAGGTCATACagtttttatcttcataacatcgCTTGTATacacttccttttctcccctaatACTGCTAACATCCTGgtccaggtcctcatcacctcacagctGGACTAGAATAGTCTGCTacttggtctctctgcttcaagtccaccccctctgtctctccatccccaccccagatCATCATCCACTCAGTCATCAAATCCATCTTCCCAAGGCACAAGTTTGACCATcagccccctactcaataaacttggCTCCCTATTAGCTCCAGAATCAGATATAAAATGCCCTTCACCAACTGGCCGGCTTCTTCCCACCTTGcacacaatattccatctcctggcACCACACCTTTGCACCCATTGTCCCCcttgcctagaattctctctcctcactcgGCCTCcgggcttcctttaagactcaactcagCTGCTTCTGCAAGAGGTCTTTTCccagtctccctccctctcctcctgcgGCCAGTGCCTTCCCTAGAGACAACCTTTGTTTACATTGTTTCTatcttataaattataaatacacAGTTGTTCgtgtgttgtctctccccctTAGACCGTGACCTCCCTGAAGACAGGGAGTTTTGTTCTggatttctgtttttccttccgttatatccccagtgcctggagcCGAGTAgtaagccttaataaatgcttgttgagtgaccgACTGACTGCCTGTCTGATTGTTGACTCCTCCCCCAAGTTATAT from Trichosurus vulpecula isolate mTriVul1 chromosome 1, mTriVul1.pri, whole genome shotgun sequence includes:
- the EBI3 gene encoding interleukin-27 subunit beta → MSQALKDAKDSKDVRKERIPHVGNSLFQESSGLLSVQCWAVRYPEAIDCSWTTDGETEMNPEPGLQASFIATYRLGMIAQGETHPCLQPSPEAQSCVIPDIRMFSMIPYILNITVITQQGVRSSLVPFIPEHIIKPDPPEAMSVSPVPGKQLRVQWEPPHSWPFPKYFPLKYLIRYQRQGATRFRQVGPIEKTSFILQGLRPRTQYQVQVAAGDFMDYGELSTWSTVVATTPGSK